The window gcagtGGGTAAattaattgcagggtaaaggtacatcaaataaaattaagtaaataaataacatttaaaatacaaatacatttttcccatctgaatccatacattaatcaagattttcaaattgcaggttctgcctactgtacaatgtttacactccatacaaaacactccaaatgaataaattgttgattattgttatttgcacagacaccagtattcatattgataattatacatctcaaattgatgtcCATCAATCCACCATTCTTTTtataacacgtaatacacgtgcgcatgacgtcatcattttcacaaattcgcgtttttgtacgtttacacagagacgataacggcatcgttttcaaaaacttgcactttgaaacccgttttcaaaagtttgcgttttcaggccccaaaacgctgttgtcgtgtaaagGAACAGCCAAAATGcttaaaaagttttccgtttttagttgaaaacgttgtcgtgtaaacggcccctaagtggccataaaaaaaacctttgattttcacggtcaaaattgacaaatcaataaatcagccacaaagCAGATAAAATcggacagaaattacagggtgagactctaaaacatcctcagtgaaaaacatacacacatacacacacacacacacacacacacacacaagaatgaactggtgagactttaACACAATgcttttgttttacatttgtcaaataaaacataaatcagtcacaatgctaaacacactctcagaaatgaagggttgatatgataacacactcacaatgcagaacacacacacacagacaaacagaatAAGTGGAGCTGTACAGctatcttttggtcattgttggcattacaagtcatttgttgttttccagctgatgacagcaatttgacacactcacacacatacacacgcatttgcaaaatacatttttactacagaaagtttgaaattgctaaatgtttactcttatgcatttacttttagttaataaattttaatgttttacatatattagtagtaaaacataaaataatataccaataatataattgtatattattggtagaaaaatgcttattctgtgtctttgatgacaagcataatcacataaactgcaaaaactgacacttcaaatccattttaaaatgctaaacttttaaaaataatagtttgataatgtctaaatatatatccaaatgcatatcttgtgataaaatataaaattaggttacaacaagccatcagactacacagtaggtggctacagcaatctactggcatgacatggttttcaagtcatgttatatatattttgttagcCTGATGGCagaaatctgcctccaatttatgtcagattctcatattttcttcatgtttcaacctATAGACGTGTAGGTActgaatttttaattttatataaaaaaaaaaaaattgcttctttgtatatgcaaatgaatggtaacATTTAGAAATCTACATGTAAATTAGAtacaaatagcataaaatcccaaaagaaatgcataatattattgttcttacttcaggggaAAAAAtagtatcattatcatcatcatcaaaaaaaaaggGTTATACATCTAAACCTTCCAGTCAAAATTGACCGAGAATACCAAAAGGAGGTGCTATATTTTAATACCATAGGAAGGTTAAGTCAAGGTCAAAGATAAAGCACAAATGACCATTTTAGGAGATGGCAATACTTtcttatggatgtttatgtaATATTGATTTCCTATCTGAAATAACTTCCTTTACTGTCCTCTTCTTAGCTATACATGTTCCCTCAATGAAACCTTGCAAAATGACAGGATTTATTGAAATTTACGAAGAGCAATATTGATACCAGAGCGTAAAAGATATTTAAAACAGAATTCACCAGTATTTGGTAATAGCATTTGTTTGACTCCTAAACCAGCAGTTTATAACTCCTACAAGCAGACACCAGTGCATATGTGgcttcaagtggagtcggaaatgTCGTAATTAGgggttccgagcacatgaatgaccaagcaTATTAACGAGCGAAGTCATATTAACGAGTGGGAAAGtcagaattctagatgatacacgaGTTTCCGATTGGACATTGGAAGAGGCGTGTCTACATGAAAGATGATGGGAagcaataattttgcaaaattatttaaacttctgtactttaataatataattttttttgtatatgacagtcaactaattACTCACCCTTCAAGGTTTGTTTTAAGAAAATTCTTAAATTTTTTGTTAGATGCATATATGTTGCATGTATGTTGTGTATCAGCGATGCAGGCTTATTCACTCATGTTTATTCACcattacaacagaaaaagagtttttgacaccattcattgagtatttgtgtaagtttggcttcttccgtaGTTTGATTACAACTTGAATATGTGACATGTAGGAACTTATGCCAAACTCTGAGGTATgagcttcccaggtgcacttgaaAGCAGCAATAAACCTCTGCCAAGATTAAAAGTAATCAACTCAAGCTCATTTTAATCACCTGCAATACATTTGGAATTACATCTTGCCCCAGTTTTTCACTTAGTTATACCCCTCTAATCTCTTGCTGCTATCTCTCTGAAGAGTTTTGTTTTAGTGATCCAATAATCTGATTGCAGCTTGTCTCATACTCAATGCATCAGGCTTTTGTTGTTACTCACAATGCTAATCAAAATCATGCCTGTCCTTTTTTGTTTCCTCATCAAGAAAACAACAGAAAACTGCCAATGTCTAATACTGTTTGGAGCCATGGTGAAATAGGGTAACCAGTGCAAGGGACAAGATGGCCGCCCACAGGATAAgagtaacaaacaacaacaatgtGCTCCCGAGATGTAAATCAGAGGGCACCCTCATCGACATTGACGAGGGAGTGACCGAGGCGAGTCTCGTAGATGTCAAAGGTCAGTTTATTGCACTGCTTTCTTCTTGTTTGGAAggcagaatttttctttttgggtgaactatccctgtaagagAACATTTTATTTGGCTTCGTCATGTATATGATGTATCAGTAATTCTTAACTTTCGTTATGGTCTTTCCTTGCAGTGCCTTCTCCCAGTGCCTTGCGTTTGGCTCCCTCGACTACTTTCGGGACCGCACGGGAAGTAGTTGCCATAAAGGATTACTGTCCATCCAGTTTTACCACTCTGAAGTTCTGCAAAGGTGATCATCTGTATGTGCTGGACACATCTGGTGGGGAATGGTGGTACGCCCATGACAACAGAGAGATGGGATACATTCCCTCCACATATGTTCAGCCAATCAACTACAGAGACTCTTCTCTTAGTGACAGTGGAATGATTGACAATCTTGGGGACTGCTCCGAGGAGGGAGCAAAAGAGTTGGAGATTCTGGGAGAGTGGACTGGTTTGTCCCTCAAGCCGTCCCTGCCTTATGACAAAAACAATCCCTTCTCCATGCTGTCTTCAACCAACCCATTCCTAAATGGATCCATGGTTGACATTCTTGATCAGAACAGCAACGAGAAGGCAAACCATTGCAACAGTTTGGATTTGCTTTTCTTTGACTCATTTGCACCTTCTTCCCCCATCTCCAACAACACAACAAGCAGCTACGGCACCTCAAAAGGGTACAGCAAAAGTGCCTTTGATGGCACATCCACCAGCCCTGATCTTGAAGCCTTGCAGATGTTTCACAAGGACAATGCCTTTTTTCGGAGCAAGAGGTCTTATAGTTTGTCAGAGTTGTCAATCTTACAAGCTCAGTCAAATCCTCAGTTGCCTTCATCAGGGTTTTTCACTGGACTTAAGGCTCCCTCACCGGAGCAGTTTCAAAACAGAGAGGATTTCCGGACGGCGTGGCTAAACCACCGGAAGTTGGCACGTTCTTGCCATGACCTGGAGTCCCTGGGGCAGAACCCAGGTTGGGGTCAAACACAACCAGTAGAGACCAACATTGTCTGCAATTTGGACAATTGTGGAGGGGCAGTCCAACTTCCAGATACTAATATCAGTATTCATGTTCCTGAAGGCCATGTTGCAGTGGGTGACACTCAGCAAATCTCCATGAAAGCTTTGCTAGATCCTCCCTTGGAGCTTAACAATGACAGATGTTCCACTGTCAGTCCTGTCATTGAAATCAAACTAAGTAACATGGAGATAAAATCATTCATAACCTTAGAGATGAAGGTGTCAGTGGCGATTAGGACAGATAGTCAAATTGCGGCAGTTTTGTGTGTGAGAAGTGATTGTAAAGAGGGTCCTTATTCTCCAGTTCCACAAGCTTACACTTACGGTGATACAATTCAGGTTCAGCTGGACAATCTGGAGCCATGCATGTATGTAGCAGTTGTCGTCCAGACTCAGCATGTGTCCTTCAATTCAACAGTTTGGGATCAGATGGTAAAGAAAGTTACATTGGGTCTCTATGGGCCCAAGCACATTCATCCATCTTTTAAGACTGTGGTGGCCATTTTTGGGCATGACTGTGCCCCCAAGACTCTACTTGTCAGTGAGGCTGGGAAACAAGCAAAGTCTGCCCCACCTGTTGCCCTACAACTGTGGGGGAAGCACCAGTTTGTTCTTGGCAGACCTCAGGACTTGCAGATTGGCATGTACTCCAACATGTCGAACTATGAGGTCAAGGCAAATGAGCAGGCTAGGATTGTCCGTGGGTTTCAGGTAAAATTGGGCAAGGTGAGCAGGCTGATTTACATGATTACGTCTCGGAATGCAGATGAGATTTCTGACTTCACTTTACGTGTCCAGGTAAAAGACGATCAGGACTGCATCCTTGCGCAATTTTGCGTTCAGACACCACAGCCGCCCCCTAAAACGGGGATGCGGAACAATGGCCAGAGGAGGTTCCTGAAAAAGAAGGAAGTcgataaaataattttgtctccTTTGGCCATCACCACCAAATACCCGCAGTTTCAGGAGCGCTGCATCACTAACTTGAAATTTGGCAAACTGATCAAAACCGTTATCAGGCAAACCAAGAATCAGTACTTGCTGGAATATAAGAAAGGGGATATTATTGCCTTACTCAGCGAGGAGAAGATCAAACTTAAAGGACAACTATGGACCAAAGAGTGGTACATTGGATACTATCAGGGAAAGACTGGGCTTGTACATGTCAAAAACGTGCTGGTCTTGGGAAAGGTTAAACCCATATACTTCTGTGGGCCAGATCTTACAACCACAATGCTAATGGAGCAAATCCTAAAGCCCTGCAAGTTCCTCACCTACATTTACGCCTCCGTAAGGACGATACTTATGGAAAATCTGGGTAACTGGCGAGCATTTGCTGATTCTTTGGGCTATGGGAATCTTCCTTTGACGTATTTCTGCCGGGCAGAACTGGACAGTGAACCAGAGAGGGTTGCCTCTGTGCTTGAGAAACTGAAAGAAGATTGCCTCAACATGGAGACTAAGGACAAAAAATCTTTCCAGAAGGAACTAATGATGGTAagctctctgtctgtgtgtttgttcaaATTGCATATTTTGTGAACTTAATATATTTGCGATACTAGTGGGAATCAGTAGGGACCTAGTAATATGATATTTTGTTGTTATCTAGGttgtgatatgataatattgtgATTCTGTTAGTTTACTATTGGGATTCAAAACTGGGATATATTGTGATGTTttacactctttttttttctcatttattttcattggacATTGAAGAGCCATATAAATAATGTAGAGCACGTAAGTGTCAGGGAAAAAATAACATGAGGAATTAGCGTAACTTTGTTCCAGCgtgtttttcatttcacaaaAAACTTTGCAGTCTAACTGTATGAAGCATCTGTAAAGACATACCATTCTTGTAGTTATTGTAAGTGTGGCCGCATAACGTTTGATTTAAACCTATTTTATGCAGTCCAGCTTATCTGCCTTTCTCTTTTTAATGCTAAGGGCTAATTCTGATGAGGGTGCACTTtgctgctctgtgctgcctttcTTATCTATACTGCTGTGAAAAACAGCAGCTGAAACCCTGCTTTGCTAGCTCACATTCTTACTGAAAGAAAGATTGTgcctgtattattttttttattattgggcaCAGGATGTCCAGTGTTGCTAATGCACTAGCTGTCTTTTTAAACTACACAGTGTCTGAAAAACAATATTGGAAAAGAACAGAGTTCAAACTAGTGGTAAAATGAAGGGAATGTTTGGAACATAGCCTTAGCCAGAACATTTCTAACTTCTGTATTCATTCCACTAGCACTGACCGATATATCCCATTCATAACAGGTTGGTGTTCCAGTTCTGTCAGCTCAGAGCTTGCAGATCTGAGGAGACAGTGAATGGAAACAGATATGTGTTATCAGTTACTCAGGATGTGGAGCGAGAGAGAGGGAAAATATAATTTCAGGCTTATCTTTGGGAAAAGTGTTAGCTTTAGCTCCTTATCATGGAGAAACAAAAACTGCTTAAACCAGTCTGGTTTCCTGGTGGTTTAAAGTGGTTTAAGGTAGTTTTAGATGGTTTAAGATAGTTTTGGCTGGTTTAAGAAGGTCTCCCAGCCTGGGCAGTCTGGTGTGGTTCATCTTTCAGTTTCTCCAGtggaaaagtgcccaaaacatctTACCAGCTtaggctgttttatttatttatttatttattttcagccaGATAGCTACTTTTGGAAATGCTGCCTTTATCGATTTAGATATTCCCTGTTcttctaaatgtaaatgtgatataTTCCTGACAGGAATCTTTGTTTTATCTTCCCCTCCACAACAGACAGAGCTTTTGTTCAAAGTTAAATTATTCAAGAATTGAGTGGGTGGTAAGCATCTGTTACAGGGCACAATACCTCAGCAATCATTCGCATCTCTTGGAGAGTGTATCTGGATATTGCTGTTGGCTGAAAGGAAGCTTCATCATTGTTTCCCCGTCGTGCTTCAAGAGCCGAGACATTTATCAAATGGAGATGAGGCCATTATTCCCAAGCCCTGATGTCAGAAGATAGCTGGTTGTCTTCTGTAGTAGTTAATCGATTTTAAAATTACAGCCTGTGGTCCCTGATGGATGCATGCCCTTTGCTTGCCTCTCTTATGCCATTTATTTAGCCatttgtctctgtgtgtttggTAATTATGCCTAATGCTTCTCAGCCTGGTGACATTTTGAGCTGTTCAGACAATAAGATTGAAGAATTATATAAGTATTTTAAGCTAATATGCCTCAGAATTGCGATTAAGCAATTTTGTGTGCTGTCTCAGTACATTTTCTTACAGTTAGCTTTCTATGCACATACAAATGGGCATAGTCTACAGACTGATTTCAcaatgaaattggaaacagttgGTTGACTTTTTTTTAAGCTAAAATTGTCTGTGCTATTGAAATTCGAAACACtccccctagtggccaaagctaAAAGTGCTGTTTGGTGTACAGGCACctgtgggtgaaatgtccacagaggggtgccaaaagcgagttgttttcaattgtacaggctgtaatacagtaaagaggaatgcatattttataaactgcaccccccaacccaaaccacaaacccaaatctaaccatcAAAGTGTAATGTTaaaaggaaaaatgcaaccttgaAACACGCCAGTCACTGATTATCCTAAtgcagttacttcctggtttcaacgcaggATCCGAACCTGGATCTCCCATGTTGCTGACtgataatgtggccgatcctagggtactggaactcttggaaacaacatgccaacttcctgtgtgatcatgttgtagcTTAAATACACACTTTAAAAAATTATCTTCATAATCAGCACTTGTCTTGTTTCACAGTAAAACTatccaaacatccttaaaataagatatatttaCATGAGAAGGAAAATTATGCAAGATCATatgacttgttttcagataattTATCATTTGAATTAAGTTTGTCCATTTTTGTATtggtaaatatatattttccattaggaaatttcataaaaataaaaaaaaaaaaataaaaaaaaaaagaaatttggaAAAGgggcacaataaaaaaaaaaaaaaaattacttaattcaagatatagtatcatgcaattttgttttaaggatgtttagatattaaaTAAGactttcaaaaaaattatttaatattgatttatttttttattttattttttgaagtatAAATGTATGACTTTTCCTTTAAATGGTACTCTGTCAAGTCACAAATGGCAGCTTGCCaacattattcagcaagctgAATGTTTCAAAAACTTGTATGCTAGATGCTTGGCTAGACCTTCTGGAAGCTTCCAAAGACTGTAAGAGCTTGGCAGCCATATCTAAACACTCCTAAAATAAAGCCATAAAGCCTGGAGGGCATTTTGAGACCACCAGGCTGGTATAAAAACTAAGCCATTTTAATTTCTTTGtggttcatttaaatatttgaagTGGGCAGAACTGCAGTTATCAGCAGCTAACAATCAGCGACCTGCTTAGGGTTTGGGCAGCCTCTTTGTGTAAATGTTAAAGTCACTAAAGTCAAAGCACACCAGttcaaaataaagtgtttatatttgtttgtccTGACTTTGACATCAATTTTAGCTGTCAGTGGAGTAATTGCGTTCTTTTATCTTGGGCTGTTTTGAAGATGGAGTAAATTAGGTCTCAAATTGAcccttctattctattctatatctATTCTATTTGTTCGAtgttttaagcacattttat of the Myxocyprinus asiaticus isolate MX2 ecotype Aquarium Trade chromosome 49, UBuf_Myxa_2, whole genome shotgun sequence genome contains:
- the sh3bp4a gene encoding SH3 domain-binding protein 4-A — protein: MAAHRIRVTNNNNVLPRCKSEGTLIDIDEGVTEASLVDVKVPSPSALRLAPSTTFGTAREVVAIKDYCPSSFTTLKFCKGDHLYVLDTSGGEWWYAHDNREMGYIPSTYVQPINYRDSSLSDSGMIDNLGDCSEEGAKELEILGEWTGLSLKPSLPYDKNNPFSMLSSTNPFLNGSMVDILDQNSNEKANHCNSLDLLFFDSFAPSSPISNNTTSSYGTSKGYSKSAFDGTSTSPDLEALQMFHKDNAFFRSKRSYSLSELSILQAQSNPQLPSSGFFTGLKAPSPEQFQNREDFRTAWLNHRKLARSCHDLESLGQNPGWGQTQPVETNIVCNLDNCGGAVQLPDTNISIHVPEGHVAVGDTQQISMKALLDPPLELNNDRCSTVSPVIEIKLSNMEIKSFITLEMKVSVAIRTDSQIAAVLCVRSDCKEGPYSPVPQAYTYGDTIQVQLDNLEPCMYVAVVVQTQHVSFNSTVWDQMVKKVTLGLYGPKHIHPSFKTVVAIFGHDCAPKTLLVSEAGKQAKSAPPVALQLWGKHQFVLGRPQDLQIGMYSNMSNYEVKANEQARIVRGFQVKLGKVSRLIYMITSRNADEISDFTLRVQVKDDQDCILAQFCVQTPQPPPKTGMRNNGQRRFLKKKEVDKIILSPLAITTKYPQFQERCITNLKFGKLIKTVIRQTKNQYLLEYKKGDIIALLSEEKIKLKGQLWTKEWYIGYYQGKTGLVHVKNVLVLGKVKPIYFCGPDLTTTMLMEQILKPCKFLTYIYASVRTILMENLGNWRAFADSLGYGNLPLTYFCRAELDSEPERVASVLEKLKEDCLNMETKDKKSFQKELMMALLKMDCQGLVARLIMDFVLLTTAVEVAPRWRELAEKLAHVSKQQMEAYEAPHRDKTGVVDSEAMWKPAYDFLLTWAAQIGDSYRDVIHELHMGLDRMKNPITKRWKHLTGTLILVNCLDMLRSSAFSPAPQDDFAI